A single genomic interval of Caballeronia sp. NK8 harbors:
- a CDS encoding amino acid aminotransferase gives MFEHIEAYPGDPILSLNEDFAKDPRRDKVNLSIGIYFDDAGRLPVMRAVREAETGLLAEPAAKPYLPMAGLAAYRDAVQSLVFGDDSAARAEGRIATVQTLGGSGALKVGADFIKRYFPGSQVWVSDPTWDNHRFIFERAGFTVGTYPYYDEATGGLKFDAMLSAIRDLPAKSVVLLHACCHNPTGVDLNDAQWVELIDVIRRRDLLPFVDMAYQGFGAGLDADAFAIRELVRQNVPAFVANSFSKNFSLYGERCGALSVICESTEWAARVLGQMTSAVRANYSNPPTHGATIVTRVLTTPALRQLWEEELASMCTRIARMRGEIHARLRGNVPDAMLARYLEQRGMFTYTGLSAAQVDVLRERHGIYLIRSGRMCIAALNDRNVGVTAGAIGEVLATETV, from the coding sequence ATGTTCGAACACATCGAAGCTTATCCCGGCGATCCGATCCTCTCGCTGAACGAAGATTTCGCGAAGGACCCGCGCAGAGACAAGGTCAATCTCAGCATCGGCATCTATTTCGACGACGCGGGCCGCTTGCCGGTGATGCGCGCCGTTCGCGAGGCCGAAACCGGCTTGCTGGCTGAACCCGCCGCGAAACCGTATCTGCCGATGGCGGGGCTCGCCGCGTATCGCGATGCCGTGCAGTCGCTCGTATTCGGCGACGACTCCGCCGCGCGCGCCGAAGGCCGTATCGCGACCGTGCAGACGCTTGGCGGCTCGGGCGCGCTCAAGGTCGGCGCGGATTTCATCAAGCGCTATTTTCCCGGCTCGCAGGTCTGGGTCAGCGATCCGACGTGGGATAACCATCGCTTCATCTTCGAGCGCGCGGGGTTCACGGTCGGCACGTATCCGTACTACGACGAAGCGACCGGCGGCCTGAAGTTCGATGCGATGCTCTCGGCGATCCGCGATCTGCCCGCGAAAAGCGTCGTGCTGCTGCATGCGTGCTGCCACAACCCGACGGGCGTCGATCTGAACGATGCGCAATGGGTGGAGCTGATCGACGTGATCAGGCGGCGTGATCTGCTGCCGTTCGTCGACATGGCTTATCAGGGCTTCGGCGCGGGCCTCGATGCGGACGCGTTCGCGATTCGCGAACTGGTGCGTCAGAACGTGCCGGCATTCGTCGCCAATTCGTTCTCGAAGAACTTTTCGCTGTACGGCGAGCGCTGCGGCGCGTTGTCGGTGATTTGCGAGTCGACAGAATGGGCGGCGCGCGTGCTCGGGCAGATGACGAGCGCAGTGCGCGCGAACTACAGCAATCCGCCGACGCACGGCGCGACTATCGTCACGCGCGTGCTCACGACGCCGGCGCTGCGGCAGTTGTGGGAAGAGGAACTGGCGTCGATGTGCACGCGCATCGCGCGCATGCGCGGAGAAATCCATGCGCGCCTGCGCGGTAACGTGCCGGATGCGATGCTCGCGCGATATCTCGAGCAGCGCGGCATGTTCACGTATACGGGGCTTTCGGCGGCACAGGTCGATGTATTGCGTGAGCGGCACGGCATTTATCTGATCCGCTCGGGACGGATGTGTATCGCGGCGTTGAATGATCGTAATGTCGGGGTGACGGCGGGGGCGATTGGGGAGGTGCTTGCGACGGAGACTGTCTAG